Proteins encoded by one window of Thermobaculum terrenum ATCC BAA-798:
- a CDS encoding [LysW]-aminoadipate kinase yields MLVIKIGGSKGINVDKILEDVPNIQDKMVIVHGANYELNQVSEQLGHPPRIVTSSTGQVSRFTDRRTMEIFMMVYCGKVNKTIVEKLQRLGVNAVGLSALDGGIAKGRRKDQIRVIEDGKPKVLRGDYAGSIQQIDTRLINLLLDNGYLPVLTPPAISHEGEAINVDGDKLAMEIAAALHADKFLIFSDTPGLLRNLEDENSLITRVGPDEIEEAMQVAEGRAKKKVLAAGEALKRGIGQVIFADGRVDAPIQKALSGIGTVIG; encoded by the coding sequence ATGCTGGTTATCAAGATCGGTGGTAGCAAGGGGATAAACGTAGACAAGATCCTGGAGGATGTCCCCAATATCCAAGACAAAATGGTCATAGTCCATGGAGCTAATTACGAGCTCAATCAGGTCTCCGAGCAGCTGGGGCATCCCCCTCGTATAGTGACCTCAAGTACTGGGCAAGTTAGCAGATTTACCGACCGGCGTACCATGGAGATTTTCATGATGGTCTATTGCGGAAAGGTGAACAAGACCATAGTTGAAAAGCTCCAAAGACTTGGTGTAAACGCGGTCGGGCTTAGTGCCCTGGACGGAGGGATAGCCAAAGGTAGGCGCAAAGACCAGATAAGGGTTATTGAAGATGGTAAGCCGAAGGTGCTAAGAGGGGATTATGCTGGTAGTATTCAGCAGATAGATACTAGGCTCATAAACCTGCTGCTCGACAATGGATATCTTCCCGTGCTTACTCCGCCAGCCATATCTCACGAAGGTGAAGCAATAAACGTTGACGGCGATAAGCTGGCCATGGAGATAGCAGCCGCATTGCATGCTGACAAGTTTCTAATTTTCTCCGACACACCCGGTTTGCTCAGGAATTTGGAGGATGAAAACTCCCTCATAACAAGAGTGGGGCCTGATGAGATAGAAGAGGCCATGCAGGTTGCAGAAGGTAGAGCAAAGAAGAAGGTGCTTGCAGCAGGCGAGGCTTTGAAGAGAGGTATAGGACAAGTTATATTCGCAGATGGTCGTGTAGATGCTCCTATCCAGAAGGCGCTGTCAGGTATTGGAACAGTAATAGGCTAA
- a CDS encoding aspartate aminotransferase family protein, producing MDIQQIENETLVPMYAKRDIALVRGEGYYLWDSEGNRYYDFASNYGVNILGHSHPAITNAISQQASTLISCHQSFYNDVRAKYLQKLSEKLPEGLDKVFFCNSGTESVEAAIKFARAATGRSRIIATKRGYHGRTYGALSATADKKYREPYMPLVPDFEHVPYADLEALERSLSEDVAAVILEPVQGESGIYPAPKEYLAGVRAATRKFGALLILDEVQTGFRTGKYFAFEHYDIVPDILCLSKAVANGFPMGLTITSRDVASRLPAGTHGNTFGGNPLACAVALVVLEEIDRGDLLSNAANMGAYLIDRLRSMNSPVVREVRGLGLMIGVELKDRPTKYLRLLQERGFIALPAGATTIRFLPPIVIDQQAIDALIEVFEEVLTAQNFVRS from the coding sequence ATGGATATCCAGCAGATAGAGAATGAAACCCTGGTTCCCATGTATGCCAAGAGAGATATAGCCTTGGTAAGGGGTGAAGGCTATTACCTATGGGATTCAGAAGGTAATAGGTATTATGATTTTGCATCAAACTACGGGGTCAACATTCTCGGACATTCTCATCCTGCTATCACAAACGCTATATCTCAGCAGGCTTCCACTCTGATCTCATGTCATCAGAGCTTTTACAACGATGTGAGAGCAAAGTATCTGCAGAAGCTTTCAGAGAAGCTCCCGGAAGGCCTTGACAAAGTTTTCTTCTGTAACTCAGGCACCGAATCCGTGGAGGCAGCCATAAAATTTGCTCGGGCCGCTACAGGTAGGAGCAGGATTATAGCTACAAAACGCGGTTATCATGGCAGAACATATGGTGCTCTTAGCGCTACAGCTGACAAGAAGTATCGAGAACCTTACATGCCTTTGGTACCCGACTTCGAGCATGTACCGTATGCAGATTTGGAAGCCTTGGAGAGAAGCCTCTCCGAAGACGTGGCTGCGGTTATATTAGAGCCTGTGCAGGGGGAATCCGGTATTTATCCTGCCCCCAAAGAATACCTTGCAGGCGTGAGGGCTGCCACACGCAAATTCGGTGCACTATTGATCTTAGATGAGGTACAGACTGGCTTCAGGACAGGCAAGTACTTTGCTTTTGAACATTATGACATAGTCCCTGACATACTGTGCCTTTCTAAGGCAGTGGCCAATGGGTTTCCAATGGGGCTTACCATAACCTCCAGAGATGTAGCTTCCAGGTTACCTGCAGGCACTCATGGTAACACCTTCGGAGGCAATCCATTGGCCTGTGCGGTTGCTTTGGTAGTGCTAGAAGAGATTGATAGAGGAGATCTTTTGTCCAATGCTGCTAATATGGGCGCCTATTTGATAGATAGGCTCAGATCTATGAACTCTCCTGTAGTACGCGAGGTTAGGGGCCTAGGGCTGATGATAGGGGTGGAGCTCAAGGATAGGCCCACAAAGTACCTTAGACTGCTACAAGAAAGGGGCTTTATAGCTCTGCCTGCGGGCGCTACGACTATACGTTTTCTGCCTCCCATCGTAATTGATCAACAAGCCATAGATGCCCTTATTGAGGTGTTCGAGGAGGTACTGACGGCCCAGAACTTTGTCAGAAGCTAG
- a CDS encoding Gfo/Idh/MocA family protein: protein MGGVPEEFQVDYKPSFPADYSPGIGIIGCGGIVKNAHLPAYKKYGLRVVGVYDVLPQATEGVIETFGVERVYNSLEDLLADPAIEVVDIATHPAERFELINKALDAGKHVLSQKPLALTLSEAKQLVSKAEHKRLKLAVNQNGRWAPPWRVATLLIQKGVIGDVLSVTHLYDINYSWVTGTNFDLIKHFAIYDYSIHWVDITRCWMEGKVPNLVRAREYRTPVQPQDSLTPWGMWIDFEYPDGYSAFIRGIGCSQTSQEGHYFWIHGQEGTIRGSVLGSDYVELEKDGSYHKYELEGQWFPDGFAGSMAELLSSVREDREPYNSASHNLLSLQMVLAACKSAESSGKPVRLEEVEN from the coding sequence ATGGGTGGTGTTCCTGAAGAATTCCAGGTGGATTACAAACCGAGCTTCCCTGCGGATTACAGCCCTGGAATCGGCATTATTGGCTGTGGCGGCATAGTCAAGAATGCTCATCTACCAGCTTACAAGAAGTATGGGTTGCGAGTAGTTGGAGTATACGACGTATTGCCGCAGGCTACGGAAGGTGTGATCGAGACTTTTGGTGTAGAGAGGGTATACAACAGCTTGGAAGACCTGCTTGCAGATCCAGCTATAGAGGTAGTAGATATCGCCACTCATCCTGCTGAGAGGTTCGAGCTGATAAATAAAGCCCTTGATGCTGGTAAGCACGTGCTCTCGCAAAAGCCTCTTGCACTTACTCTAAGTGAGGCAAAACAGCTAGTTAGTAAGGCGGAGCACAAAAGACTAAAGCTAGCTGTCAATCAGAATGGCAGGTGGGCACCTCCATGGAGGGTGGCTACCCTTCTAATCCAAAAAGGCGTTATCGGCGATGTACTGTCGGTTACTCACCTATACGACATAAATTACTCTTGGGTCACAGGTACGAATTTTGATCTAATCAAGCATTTTGCCATATATGACTATTCCATCCATTGGGTTGATATAACTAGGTGTTGGATGGAGGGAAAGGTTCCCAATTTGGTCAGAGCTCGAGAGTACAGGACTCCAGTCCAACCACAGGATAGCCTTACCCCTTGGGGTATGTGGATCGACTTTGAGTATCCAGATGGCTACAGTGCCTTCATACGTGGTATTGGCTGTTCACAGACCTCTCAAGAAGGTCATTATTTCTGGATTCATGGTCAGGAAGGCACTATTAGAGGGAGTGTTTTAGGGAGTGACTACGTCGAGCTCGAAAAAGACGGTAGCTATCATAAATACGAACTCGAAGGGCAATGGTTTCCAGATGGTTTTGCAGGAAGTATGGCTGAACTTCTCTCCTCTGTGAGAGAGGATCGAGAGCCCTATAACTCAGCTTCTCATAATTTGCTCTCTTTGCAGATGGTGCTTGCGGCTTGCAAGTCAGCTGAGAGCTCAGGGAAGCCTGTGCGTCTGGAGGAGGTGGAGAATTGA
- a CDS encoding sugar phosphate isomerase/epimerase family protein, producing MKLGAMDYLLPGKTPGEMFTLAKSLGFHGVEINLHREHLRSDNGQLVQIKNASEATGVEVSSLVLGEHNYGGVSSSDQDVVSQAKEDIKAAIGWARELGASIILVPFFGKGEIITQGDFERAVEAFRELCPEAEAFGIKLCYEGTLPAQRIKEMASAVGSPAGFGCYFDLANVVWRGLDTATEIRTLGSLVSQVHIKDCLAGTGDCHPGHGFVDFAESSKALREIGFDGWLVLETPASPPPIVQRDATFARKWFPEVGLPEWPQFGAFTWDYQPEDWSKLVEDFVSYGLKYVQLSGPLLTSALASDSGYASALSYFKNSELSVAAIGAYRNLVAPDDGRRRENIDFLKRCIEAAPGLGTYVVATETGSCNPESDWLPTQLNKTEQAWNMLLDVLDELVPVAKENNVVLALEGYVNNVLYNFCQIEALNRRYDGDNLQLVLDPYNYISSYLLPVHERLTQGFLFRFESSFVLAHLKDVSAKGAEVETPEFGAGVFRQQPYLEFLRTQRFDLSLILEHLPMDHIPSVIKQVLSITDQN from the coding sequence TTGAAACTGGGAGCAATGGACTATCTATTGCCGGGCAAAACTCCTGGCGAAATGTTCACTCTTGCAAAATCCCTGGGCTTCCACGGAGTAGAAATCAACCTTCATAGAGAACATCTAAGGTCTGATAATGGTCAGCTTGTGCAGATCAAGAACGCGTCTGAAGCTACTGGGGTAGAGGTATCTTCTCTAGTCCTTGGAGAACATAACTACGGAGGAGTTAGCAGTTCTGATCAGGACGTTGTTTCTCAGGCTAAGGAAGATATAAAAGCAGCTATTGGTTGGGCCAGAGAGCTAGGCGCGAGTATTATACTTGTACCTTTCTTTGGTAAAGGGGAAATTATAACTCAGGGAGACTTTGAGAGAGCAGTAGAAGCCTTTCGGGAACTGTGCCCTGAGGCTGAAGCTTTTGGGATAAAGTTGTGCTATGAGGGTACCCTCCCAGCCCAGAGAATAAAGGAGATGGCTTCGGCAGTAGGATCGCCTGCTGGCTTTGGTTGTTACTTTGATCTGGCCAACGTAGTCTGGAGAGGACTTGATACTGCTACTGAGATCCGAACTCTGGGCTCCTTGGTATCTCAGGTGCATATAAAGGACTGCCTCGCTGGTACTGGTGATTGCCATCCTGGGCATGGTTTTGTAGATTTTGCAGAATCATCAAAGGCCTTGCGTGAGATAGGTTTCGACGGATGGCTAGTGCTTGAAACTCCAGCTTCGCCTCCTCCAATAGTTCAGAGAGATGCGACTTTCGCTCGTAAGTGGTTTCCAGAGGTGGGGCTGCCTGAGTGGCCTCAATTTGGAGCCTTTACTTGGGACTATCAACCTGAGGACTGGAGTAAGTTAGTAGAGGACTTTGTCAGTTACGGCCTCAAATACGTACAGCTATCAGGTCCTTTGCTCACAAGTGCTTTGGCCAGCGACTCTGGCTATGCTTCAGCTCTGAGCTATTTCAAGAACTCGGAACTATCGGTTGCTGCTATCGGGGCCTATCGCAACCTTGTAGCTCCGGATGATGGGAGAAGGCGAGAGAATATTGATTTCCTAAAGAGGTGTATCGAAGCTGCTCCTGGTCTCGGTACGTATGTAGTTGCTACGGAGACCGGTAGTTGTAATCCAGAGAGTGACTGGTTGCCTACTCAACTCAATAAGACCGAACAAGCTTGGAATATGCTGTTGGATGTTTTGGATGAGCTTGTGCCTGTGGCTAAAGAAAACAACGTAGTTTTGGCTCTCGAGGGCTATGTGAATAATGTGCTATATAACTTTTGCCAGATAGAGGCTCTAAATAGACGTTACGATGGCGATAACCTTCAATTGGTACTAGACCCTTATAACTATATCTCGAGCTATCTGCTACCGGTGCATGAAAGGCTTACACAGGGCTTCCTTTTCAGGTTTGAAAGTAGTTTTGTACTTGCTCACCTGAAGGATGTATCGGCTAAGGGCGCTGAGGTGGAGACTCCTGAATTTGGTGCTGGAGTTTTCAGGCAGCAACCTTACTTAGAGTTCTTGAGAACACAGAGGTTTGATCTTTCTCTGATACTTGAACATCTACCTATGGATCATATCCCAAGTGTCATAAAGCAAGTGCTTAGTATCACAGATCAAAATTAG
- a CDS encoding argininosuccinate synthase — MEKIKKVVLAYSGGLDTSVILAWIKENYGAEVIAFTADVGQGEEVEEAKQKALATGASKAYALDLREEFVRDFVFPVIRAAAVYENQYLMGTSIARPLIARELVRIAREEGADAIAHGATGKGNDQVRFELTAYALQPDIKVIAPWREWSFKGRTDLINYAKEKGIPVPVTPERPYSIDANLFHISYEGGVLEDPWVAPPKGMWRLTRDPEDAPDVPEEIEIEFEAGNPVAVNGQRMGPLELLQCLNQIAGKHGVGRVDIVENRFVGMKSRGCYETPGGTLLHIAHRAVESITLDREVMHLRDQLIPQYAEMVYNGFWYAPERIALQKFMDDIQQRVSGVARLKLYKGNAYVTGRKSDASLYDHKTVTFEEDEVYNQADAGGFIRLQALRLRTHAAKRLGPGE; from the coding sequence ATGGAGAAGATCAAGAAAGTAGTACTGGCATATTCTGGAGGGCTAGATACTTCCGTCATACTTGCGTGGATAAAAGAGAACTACGGAGCAGAAGTAATTGCTTTTACCGCTGATGTTGGGCAGGGAGAAGAGGTAGAAGAGGCCAAACAGAAGGCTCTGGCCACTGGTGCTTCTAAGGCCTATGCGCTGGATCTACGCGAAGAGTTCGTCAGAGACTTCGTTTTCCCTGTCATAAGAGCGGCAGCCGTCTACGAGAACCAATATCTAATGGGTACATCGATAGCCAGACCTCTTATAGCTAGAGAACTAGTAAGAATTGCTCGAGAAGAAGGAGCCGATGCAATAGCCCATGGTGCAACTGGTAAGGGTAATGATCAGGTAAGATTCGAACTTACAGCATACGCCCTGCAGCCTGATATAAAAGTCATTGCTCCATGGAGGGAGTGGAGTTTTAAAGGCAGGACCGATCTAATCAATTACGCCAAGGAAAAGGGTATTCCGGTTCCGGTTACTCCGGAGAGGCCTTACTCTATAGATGCTAATCTGTTTCATATAAGCTATGAAGGTGGTGTACTGGAGGATCCATGGGTAGCACCGCCAAAGGGTATGTGGCGACTTACACGCGATCCTGAAGACGCCCCGGATGTTCCTGAGGAGATAGAGATTGAATTCGAAGCAGGTAATCCTGTAGCAGTGAACGGCCAGAGGATGGGGCCGCTAGAGTTACTACAGTGTCTCAATCAGATAGCTGGTAAGCATGGCGTAGGCAGAGTGGATATCGTCGAGAACAGATTCGTTGGTATGAAGTCTAGGGGATGTTATGAGACTCCTGGGGGAACATTGCTACACATTGCTCATCGAGCTGTCGAGTCTATAACTCTTGACAGGGAGGTGATGCACCTCAGGGATCAACTCATACCTCAGTACGCTGAGATGGTGTATAACGGCTTCTGGTATGCTCCAGAAAGGATCGCCCTACAGAAGTTCATGGATGATATTCAGCAGCGAGTTAGTGGTGTTGCCAGACTTAAGCTATACAAGGGTAATGCTTACGTGACGGGCAGAAAATCGGATGCTTCTCTATACGATCACAAGACTGTTACTTTCGAAGAGGATGAAGTGTATAACCAGGCCGATGCTGGAGGTTTCATACGGCTCCAGGCTTTGAGGCTGAGAACACACGCAGCTAAGAGGCTAGGGCCAGGAGAATAA
- a CDS encoding quinone-dependent dihydroorotate dehydrogenase yields the protein MATGIYKHLVLPLLDRLDSETWHERVRHGLHTVEQVPLGPEFLEILAWKGRRVVDPRLKVSLAGVQLENPLIVGAGWDKSGISIRALYALGFASVEVGTVTPRPQPGNPRPRQFVLSSGVVINRLGFNNPGADAVAANLESYKSDNIPVGISIGKNKDDPEDRAPLAYAEVARKLYPYGSYFVINVSSPNTPGLRSLQRKEALLSIAQSVLDVMDSYGARKPLFIKIAPELSYQEVDEILDVVLQLGLAGVVATNTVALGDVKARYGEGWRLQPGGLSGDDEVFRHMSTSKVAYIYSQTKGSIDIIGVGGVKDAHTALEKILAGATAVQVVTAIRSEGLAVAARTNLGLLEWLDKNGVKSISNVVGARYEDFLDTK from the coding sequence TTGGCTACTGGTATATATAAGCACTTAGTACTACCCTTGCTAGATAGACTGGACTCCGAAACTTGGCACGAAAGGGTAAGGCACGGTCTACATACCGTGGAACAAGTGCCTTTGGGGCCCGAGTTCCTTGAGATCTTGGCCTGGAAGGGTAGACGTGTAGTAGATCCAAGGCTAAAAGTTAGCTTGGCTGGTGTGCAACTCGAAAACCCCTTAATAGTGGGGGCAGGCTGGGATAAATCTGGTATATCAATAAGAGCTCTATATGCGCTCGGTTTCGCAAGCGTTGAGGTGGGCACCGTAACTCCTAGACCGCAACCAGGCAATCCTAGGCCCAGGCAGTTTGTACTTAGCTCTGGTGTGGTGATAAACAGACTAGGATTCAATAACCCTGGAGCTGATGCGGTTGCGGCTAATTTGGAGTCATATAAATCCGACAACATACCAGTGGGTATAAGTATAGGGAAGAATAAAGATGATCCCGAGGACAGGGCTCCATTAGCCTATGCTGAAGTTGCTAGGAAGCTGTATCCTTACGGCTCCTACTTCGTAATTAATGTCTCATCCCCTAACACTCCAGGTCTCCGGTCACTCCAGCGAAAGGAGGCTCTACTATCTATAGCTCAGTCAGTGCTAGATGTCATGGACAGTTATGGAGCTAGAAAACCTTTATTTATCAAAATAGCGCCGGAACTCTCTTACCAGGAAGTGGATGAAATCCTGGATGTAGTATTACAGTTAGGGCTTGCTGGGGTGGTAGCAACCAATACTGTGGCGTTGGGAGATGTCAAGGCTAGATATGGAGAGGGGTGGAGACTACAGCCAGGTGGGCTCAGTGGGGATGACGAAGTGTTCAGGCATATGTCCACATCCAAGGTGGCATATATATATTCCCAAACCAAGGGGAGTATAGACATAATTGGCGTGGGGGGAGTCAAGGATGCTCACACTGCGTTGGAGAAGATCCTTGCCGGAGCTACGGCCGTACAGGTAGTGACTGCTATCCGCAGTGAGGGGCTTGCAGTAGCAGCGAGGACTAACCTGGGGCTTCTAGAATGGTTGGATAAGAACGGTGTAAAGTCGATAAGTAACGTGGTTGGAGCTAGATACGAAGATTTTCTAGATACCAAGTAA
- the glgB gene encoding 1,4-alpha-glucan branching protein GlgB, with protein sequence MQIEGACRIEDLINGTCYDPHSILGMHPVERNGRRCIELRVWVPGAIKVSALDYKTNEEILPLERVHEAGFFIGTFPTRTEVFPYRLRISTAHHTWVQEDPYRFLPTIGELDLYYIGEGTHRKLYEVLGAHLREIDGVKGVSFAVWAPNARGVSVIGDFNGWDKRRYPMRVLGSSGVWEIFLPGVQVGEKYKYAINGADGIEREKADPLAFYSELRPRTASIIYDLSGYKWKDREWMLRRLENNPYKKPMNIYEVHLGSWKRHPDGSWLSYRELADELVPYVKRMGFNYVEFMPLLEHPYDGSWGYQVTGFYSATSRFGTPDDLRYLIDRCHQAGIGVIIDWVPAHFAVDEHGLCRFDGTYLYEHEDIRRRFQPDWGTFSFNYGRNEVRNFLTASALFWVKEFHVDGLRVDGVSSMLYLDYSRGPGEWTPNKYGGRENLEAIDFLREMNSLVYAEGEGAITIAEESTAWPGVSRPVYLGGLGFGFKWNMGWMHDTLEYFRKDPIYRKYHHNDLTFSMVYAYNENFILSLSHDEVVHGKGSLVNKMPGDEWQQFANLRLLFAYQWAHPGKKLIFMGDEFGQRSEWNHDWQLDWWVLQFGYHQGVQRLLQDLNRLYLHEPALYRLDHDPKGFTWLDYSDWENSVISFARWSGDGNNHIVCAFNFTPVPRYNYRIPAPHLGKYREVLNTDAQIYGGSGIGNMGEVSSEVVMHNGHPYSVAITLPPLGAVFFKPM encoded by the coding sequence ATGCAAATAGAAGGCGCATGCAGGATAGAGGATCTCATAAATGGCACGTGTTATGATCCACACTCCATACTTGGAATGCACCCGGTCGAGAGGAACGGTAGGAGATGCATAGAGCTGAGAGTCTGGGTACCGGGAGCCATAAAAGTATCAGCCCTCGATTACAAAACAAACGAAGAGATACTACCCCTTGAAAGGGTACATGAAGCCGGCTTCTTCATTGGTACTTTTCCTACCAGGACAGAGGTCTTCCCCTATAGACTACGCATTTCAACAGCACATCACACTTGGGTGCAAGAGGACCCATACCGCTTTCTGCCGACTATAGGAGAGCTAGATCTATACTACATAGGAGAAGGTACCCACAGAAAGCTGTACGAGGTACTGGGAGCCCATCTTAGAGAGATAGATGGAGTCAAGGGTGTCTCTTTTGCAGTGTGGGCACCAAATGCTCGTGGCGTCAGTGTTATAGGGGATTTCAACGGTTGGGATAAACGCAGATACCCAATGAGAGTGCTTGGGTCATCAGGCGTCTGGGAGATCTTTCTCCCAGGAGTCCAGGTTGGAGAGAAATACAAGTACGCTATAAATGGCGCCGATGGCATAGAGAGGGAAAAGGCTGATCCACTGGCATTCTACAGCGAGTTAAGGCCAAGGACAGCATCCATCATATATGACTTGAGCGGTTACAAATGGAAAGACAGAGAATGGATGCTAAGACGCCTTGAAAACAATCCATACAAAAAGCCCATGAACATTTACGAGGTTCACCTCGGCTCATGGAAGCGTCATCCGGATGGCTCATGGCTCTCTTATAGAGAGCTTGCAGATGAACTGGTACCCTATGTCAAAAGAATGGGATTCAACTACGTGGAGTTTATGCCCCTACTGGAACATCCCTATGACGGATCATGGGGTTACCAGGTAACTGGATTCTATTCGGCAACTAGCAGGTTTGGTACACCTGATGATCTCAGATATCTAATTGACAGATGTCACCAGGCAGGCATAGGTGTGATCATAGACTGGGTACCTGCACACTTTGCAGTAGACGAACATGGCCTTTGTAGATTCGACGGAACTTATCTGTACGAACATGAGGATATCAGGCGGAGATTCCAACCTGACTGGGGGACTTTTTCTTTCAATTATGGGAGAAACGAAGTTCGTAACTTTCTAACAGCTAGCGCCCTATTCTGGGTCAAGGAATTTCACGTCGATGGCCTCCGAGTTGATGGCGTAAGCTCTATGCTTTACCTCGATTACAGCAGAGGTCCTGGGGAATGGACGCCCAATAAGTATGGTGGTAGAGAGAATTTAGAAGCCATAGATTTCTTACGTGAAATGAACTCTCTCGTATATGCGGAAGGCGAAGGAGCCATCACCATAGCAGAAGAATCTACAGCCTGGCCAGGTGTATCTAGACCCGTTTACCTGGGGGGGCTGGGCTTTGGCTTCAAGTGGAATATGGGATGGATGCATGATACTCTAGAGTACTTTCGTAAGGATCCCATATATCGTAAATATCATCATAACGATTTGACTTTCTCTATGGTGTACGCATACAACGAGAACTTTATTCTCTCCCTTAGTCACGACGAGGTCGTTCATGGCAAGGGTTCCTTAGTCAACAAGATGCCTGGTGATGAGTGGCAGCAGTTCGCTAATCTTAGACTACTCTTTGCCTACCAATGGGCCCACCCCGGTAAGAAGCTCATATTCATGGGAGACGAGTTCGGGCAGAGATCTGAATGGAATCATGACTGGCAGCTGGATTGGTGGGTACTGCAGTTCGGCTATCACCAGGGAGTGCAAAGATTGCTGCAGGACTTAAACAGATTATATTTGCACGAACCAGCACTATATAGACTCGACCATGATCCCAAGGGTTTTACCTGGCTCGATTACTCCGACTGGGAGAACTCGGTGATATCTTTTGCACGATGGTCTGGCGATGGTAACAATCACATAGTATGTGCTTTCAACTTTACACCCGTGCCTAGATATAACTACAGGATCCCAGCACCTCATCTAGGTAAGTACCGAGAAGTGCTGAATACGGATGCCCAAATTTATGGTGGTAGTGGGATAGGGAATATGGGTGAAGTAAGCTCAGAGGTGGTCATGCATAATGGGCACCCTTATTCCGTAGCTATAACACTTCCGCCCTTGGGGGCAGTCTTCTTTAAGCCCATGTAA